aacaaaggaatgaatatgTCAATTCCaaatctctctcccccttccccctccacccaaTACAAAACCCTCAATTACCCTTTTGTCTCTGCATCCTCTTCGCCAAACCAATCCCTGGGAacccaccaggcaagtcccaaagCTGACCAGGGTTCTTCCTGGCATGTCTCCCACTTCTGAACTGGGCGACCAAAAGGTGCCCACAGGCATATGCGGCATTTCAAGGTGTTCACGGCTCCACTGTGGGGCTGACACCACCTGGGGTTTGACGGGAGCCCAGGTCCCGACAGGTTCTGTGCCCTGCTCCACACTGTCCCAGCAGACCCTCGGTAAATATTTAGGCATTAATTAACTTCCTCCAGGAGGCGGTGACTCAGGGCCAGATGTAATCTCCCAGCTCCGGGGGGAAAAGGTGAGCGCCCCAACCTTTCTCAGGTGCCCAGACCAATAAGGCCAGCCCTTCATTCCAAGAAGCCTGGTCTCACTCAAACCTGCCCCCCTGCACGCGTGTGCACGCAGATACtcatacacacacgtatacaccCGACGCCCTGGACGGTCTGTAGTACCTGCTCTGAGCCGTTGAACATCCAAACAGAAGCCTTATGTGTGCCCCACCCATTCTATAAACGTTTGTGAATTCCTACTGTGTGCCCCCCAATCTTCACTACTCCCAGGGGCACCAAAGAGCTCAGCTGTTCCACTGCCTCCTGCAGCAAGTGTTTTCTTACGACAGCTGCAGCAACTCCCCCGTCCAGGCCACCCCAAAAAAGATCAAGGGTTTTATTAATCTGGACAACTGCTCAGCCCTCCCCACTAGCCACTTCTTGATTCTTGAGAAGGAGGGGAGACCAAGTGAATGCGGGCCCCAGACAGGAGGGCCCAAAGAATGGGGCCACGCAGACGGGGCTGACCACTTCTCAGCTGGCCCCAGGGAGCGGAAGAGCCTTAGCAGAGCTCAAACTCACCTCGGGGCAGAGGCTAAGTGGGTGGGGGGGCtggctcccctgcccccagcctgtaGCTAGGGAATCCATTTCCATCCCTACCTGGTGTCCCATCTGGACCCCCAGGGTTAGGGGGTGCAGCTGTGAGAATGGCTGTCAATGATGAGCTGAGCTTGGAGAGAGATTTGCTCCTTCACGGATCCTGCAGGCCCTGGTCTCACAGCAGTTGTCAGGATAGTGGTGGGGTGTTGATGAAGTCAAGGTTACGTTCGCCATGAGCTGAGCCCTGAGAACTGGACTCAGATCCACCCAAGGCAGAAGCAAGCAGCTGATTTCAAAGAACCTAAAGCGAGTTCCAATCCTGgaaacagacctgggttcaaatcctgcctcaaCCTCTTCTTGGctcagtgaccttgagcaagataCATATTCTCAAAGTCTTCGTTCCCCCAACAAATTCTCAGCAAGCACAGAATGAAGGCCCCAAATCAGCATTAATAACACGCGCttgagatgtggcacatatatacaatggaatattactcagccaataaaagaaatggagttatttgtagtgaggtggatggacctagagtctgccatacagagtaaagtaagtcagaaagagaaaaacaaataccgtatgctaatgcatatatatggaatctaaaaaaaaaaaaaggttctgaagaacctaggggcaggacaggaataaagatgcagacgtacagaatggacttgaggacatggggagggggaaaggtaagctgggacaaagtgagagagtggcatggacatatatacactaccaaatgtaaaacagatagctagtgggaagcagccgcatagcacagagagatcagctcggtgctttgtgaccacctagaggggtgggattagggagggtgggagggagatgcaagagggaggagatatggggatatatgtatatgtatagctgattcactttgttataaagcagaaactaacacagcattgtaaagcaattatagtccaataaagacgttaaaaaaaaaattacattcttgGAATCATGCAATGTGCCAGACGCCATGGGTCCCAGACGTGACGGTAGAACCAGATAGGACCTCCCGCTTCCCTCCACATGCTAATGATATCTCAAAGGTgaacttcaaaaataaacaaatgggggcttccctggtggctcagtggttaagaatccacctgccaatacaggggacacagtttcaatccctggtccgggaagatcccacatgccgcggagcaaataagcccgtgcgccacaactactgaacctgcactctagagcccgcgagccacaactactgagcccacgtgccacaactactgaagcccacgtgcctagagcccgtgctccgcaacaagagaagccaccgcaatgagaagcccacgcaccgcaacgaagacccaacgcggccaaaaataaataaaataaataaatttactttaagaaaaacaaataaattaacgAACGAAGGCTTTGTGTGTCAAGACAGGCCCTGAGGAAGTAAGGAGcagtatatttttattcttacagGTACTGTCACATAAACAAGTTCCACTCCTGTGTGTTCCTATCACCAGATCACCAATAGTATAGAAGATGCCCTTTCTCACAGTTCCCCTAAAATGTCAATCCTGGCTTCTCTGGGTGGGGGCAGAAGAGGTGCTTCTGATCACAGGGGCTCAGACCAGTTTGAGATTGTTCACAGATGGCATGGAAAGGCCAGAGCGCTGGATCTGGAGCTGTGGGACCTCAGGCAAGTCCCTTCCACTGTCAGTGTCCCAAGTTTCATCTGAAAAGTGGGGTACATGCTCCCTAAATCTGTTTTTACCCTTGATGCCTGGCACTGAGTAGATGCTGAAAAATTGTGTGAGGAAACAAACCTGGAGAATTCTTAAGTCTGAGGGGAGACCCAGAAAGTACAGAGTGGGCAGGCTgggtctctttcctcctcccaagGGATGAAGCAGGTGCTGAGGACAACAGGCCCAACGAAAGAGGAAACTTAGAAGAAATCCCAAGGAGAGGGGGAAAGAGCAGGAAGTTTGTTCCTGGGACCTcgtcccaccccagccccgcccccaagGCCCACCTAGCCCCGCCCCCAAACGCCCCCCAGGCCCACCTAGCCCTCATACTCTCTGTGAAGCCTCTTCCTCCTTCAGGGGCCAACCCTCAGGCAAACCACTTCAAAGACACCCTCCCACCCAGGCGCCCTGGACCCCAACCCCCCTCTGAGCAGCAGTCACCCCCTTTCAGGCTTCCCAGTCCAGGAGGAGAGCGCCCTGGAGATCGTCCCCACCATATCAGGCCCCAGCTGGGAGGAGGTGGCCCGTAAACTGTTCAGgacaagaaggaaaacaaaagtgtCAACAAAAGTTAAGAGGGCGAGTGCCTCGGCCCTTGGTATTCGCCTCCCGTCTGGAGCTCACAGTCCTGGTAGCAATCCGAGCCCTGCCCCTTAGGAGCTGTGGGATTCCCACGAGTCACCCCACTCCTCAGAGACTCAGGTCCCCGCTCTGCCTGCAGTCACAGGGAGGGAGTCAGGGCGCTTCTGGCAGGGCCGGCCCCATCCTAGGCACTTAATAACAGTCCCTAGTGTCATTATTATTAGTTAGGAAGGCAAGGAAAGGTTACAGAACCGGTGATTAGGACACTGGATGTCAGCTCTCGGAACGCCTTGAGACCTCAGCGGTTTGCGAGGGGCACGCCTCCAAGCCTCCTCTATCAGAGGAGACCAAAATTCACCATGTTTTGGTTTCTCCCGTCAGACAAATGGGGAGGCCGGCCCTTCCCCGAGTGTTCTCTGAATCTCCTCAGCCCAAAAGTCAAGGAGTCAGGCCCAACATACTCGGCGGCTGAGGGTACCTCGAAATCTCTTTCTCCTGAGGAGTCCCCAAAGGTCAAGCCGGCGGCCCCACTAGTCTCTTGCAAAAACCTTGCGTCCCGCGGGTCACCCGGGGGCGGTAGGTATGAAAGGAGGTGCCGCGTGGCCGGGAGTGGGAGCCGCGCTCACCTGCCGCAGGTGAGGTCCAGCCGTGCGGAAGGGGGAGGAGCCGTAGCAGCAGCACGCAGGTGAGCCGACCCCCGGCTCCCAGGAACTAGGCCGAGGGCGGCCGCGGGCTCCAACGTGGCGGCTGCGAGGCGACCCATGTCGCAGACAGCGGCCTCGGTGGCTCCGAGTCCCGCGCGGCGCCGCGGCCACGGGAGAACATTCGAGGCAGCGGCGGCGTTGGAGGCCCGGGGTCCGTTCGGTATTTGAATAGCACAAAGGAACCGCCTTGGTCTGATTGGCCAGTCTAGTGGCCCCGGGGCGGGTAGCGTCTGTCACTCGGGAGGTTTGGAGCACTCTTATTGGCTCATCCCGTGTGGGGCGGGGCCCGGACGCCCGGCTAAATAGCTGGGGCCGGGGCCGGCCGAGGCTCATTGCTTTGGCGCCGTCTGGGGAGCACGAGCCCGCGGGTGGCGCGCAGCGCATGGTGGCGGCTCCTCTCGGAGCGCAGCCGACCCGCTGACCCGGACTCCGTTTCCCCTGACCAGCACGTCCCGGAGGCCGGCTGGAGGCCGAaacagcagcagcattagcagcAGCAGCGGTCGCGGCTGCTCCGCCGCAGCCGTCTCCGCGGGAGCATGGAGTGCGCCCTGGACGCCCAGAGCCTGATCAgcatctccctgcgcaagatcCACAGCTCCCGGACCCAGCGCGGCGGCATCAAGCTGCACAAGAACCTCCTGGTGTCCTACGTGCTCCGCAACGCGCGCCAGCTCTACCTGAGCGAGCGCTGCGCCGAGCTCTACCGgcgccagcagcagcagcaacagcagcagccgccccaccaccagcaccagcaccTCGCGTACGCGGCGCCGGGCATGCCGGCCAGCGCGGCCGACTTCGGCCCGCTCCAACTTGGCGGCGGCGGGGACGCGGAGGCGCGCGAACCTGTCGCCCGGCACCAGCTGCACCAGCTCCACCAGCTCCACCAGCTGCACCTCCAGCAGCAGCTGCACCAGCACCAGCACCCTGCGCCCAGGGgctgcgcggcggcggcggccggggcgCCCGCGGGCGGCGCGGGGGCGCTCTCGGAGCTGCCCGGGTGCGCCGCGCTCCAGCCGCCGCACGGCGCGCCCCACCGCGGGCAGCCCTTGGAGCCGCTGCAGCCGGGTCCtgcgccgctgccgccgcccgcGCCCGCCGCGCTCTGCCCGCGGGACCCTCGCGCCTCGGCCGCCTGTTCCGCGCCCTCCGCGCCCCCAGGGGCCGCCCCTCAGGCGGCTACCGCCGCCTCCCCGCCCGCCTCCCCGGCCCCCGCCTCCTCCCCCGGCTTCTACCGGGGCGCGTACCCGGCCCCCTCGGACTTCGGCGTGCACTGCAGCAGCCAGACCACCGTGCTGGACCTGGACACTCACGTGGTGACCACGGTGGAGAACGGCTACTTGCACCAGGACTGCTGCGCCTCCGCCCACTGCCCCTGCTGTGGCCAGGGCGCCCCGGGACCCGGCCTGGCGTCCGCCGCCGGCTGCAAGCGCAAGTATTACCcaggccaggaggaggaggacaaCGACGACGAGGACGCGGGCGACCTGGGGGCCGAGCCCCCCGGGGGCGTCCCGTTCGCCCCCTGCAAGCGCGCCCGCTTCGAGGACTTCTGCCCGGACTCGTCCCCGGACGCGTCCAACATCTCAAACTTGATCTCCATCTTTGGCTCGGGCTTCTCCGGGCTAGTGAGCCGACAGCCGGACTCCTCTGAGCAGCCGCCGCCGCTCAACGGGCAGCTGTGCGCCAAGCAGGCGCTCGCCAGCCTCGGCGCCTGGACTCGAGCCATTGTCGCCTTCTAGGGACCCCTGAGGGCACGGGGACCCGGGGCCCCGCGGGGCTGGGGCCAGACAAAGACTCGGCCAAGGGGCGAGAGGAGGGAACGAACGGGCACCCGGCCACTCGGGGCTGAGCTGGGGGCGAGCAGAGGGAGATGGCTGATgttttataaattgtaaaataaaagaaaaagaaatctaagatCTTGGACTTTATTTTTGCAGAGAGAAAAAGCGCCTATTTAAGTATGCTTTGTGTTtctcctactcttttttttttctttttattgtagtgATTGCAGTGGTGTTTAGAGAGGAGCCAGCCACGTGAGGAAGGGCTGCTGCCCGGCGGAGGTGCCGGGCAGCCGGGGGCGAGGCAGGGCGCCCGGACCGCCGGGGCGCGCTGGGGGCGCAGCGCAGGAGGGCGCGGGGCCCGGGGCTCCGATTCCAATCAGTTGTCAGACCTAGGAAGCCCGGCGCTCCGTTCTCCCGAGTTCTTCCGTGGGGTGAGGAATGGGTCTTGTGAAATCCTgagcaaaaacaaaggcaaactcTATCTCCGAAAGGGACGTTTGGGTCACATTTCCTCTCTGGGGGCGGCCTCCAAAGTTctcaaaatgagaaggcagaaatgaaaacacttcaactttttttttcttttcttcgcGGGGCGGGTGTCTTGAACccctcctctccccgcccctctggctctgttctcctcccctcctccacccgtCTTCCAGACTCGGGGGTGGCGCCCGACACCCCGACACTCTCGGACActgtttggggaaggggtggggggcgggcacaGCCGACTACATTTCCCATCATGCCCAGCACTGCGGTCCTCactaaacaaaaaaggaagtcGATTCCTTCACCTGGATCTCCGGCGGCCccgagggagggaggggccgggaCCGCCGACTGCGTTGGAGACTTTTCACTAAGTTCCTGGTCAGatgtggtgtttgtgtgtgtgcttctaAGTTGCACTGTCCTGGTTCAGCCTTCGGTTGCATTTCATGAAACCAGCATTGTTCGAGCCTGTGACAACCCCGTCCTGTGTCTTCAGCTCGATAGATCTTGTTTAATTTAAAGCCTTTTGTTGTAAAAAGGTGGGGTTGGTCTGCAGCCCCTCTGGTTCTCTATCATCGGCACCATGTGGACTCCAAAACAAGTTGCCAACCCTTCCTTTCTTGGCCCTTCTCCCTCATTCCCCTGTATTTTTGTGCATACTGAATTGTATATCACCGGGTAAAACTGTTCagatttgtttaaatttataatcTTAATAAAAAGTCGATTATAGAGGATGGCGGTGCCTTGTTTTCAGGTCAacctggaggtggaggggaggataGAGGGTGGTGAGGAGAGACCCCTACCCTCCGGCAAACCCCAGCTCTCCTGGGCCTGGGAGGGCAGGATCTGCCCACAACCGCAGGGCCGGGGGTGGGAGCGGAATGGGGGTGTGGTGCTGGTTGCTGGGGAAGGAGCCGGCGCTGCGCGCTTCCCGGGCCCCCCTCCCTAGAGGCGCCTGCCCCCCACGGGAACCGGCCGCCCCCAGGGTCTCCATCAGGAAGCCGAGCGAGCCTCCAGCACATTTCCTGACCTGCCAGGGGCGCAGGGCCTGGTCGGCCTCACGTCTGAGCTCTCTTCGGCTGGGGAGAGCAGCCGGGGGGCTTGCGGGCCACCCACACTCCCCGCCCTGCGCCTCTGCCCGCACGTCCGCACATCTTGGGCTGCAACTTGGggaagttttttccttttccttttcttttttttaagttgagtttGTTATCACTGCTCGGTGCCACTTGGTGGTGTGCTGgcggcgtctccctccctcctcgcgcccctcccttctccctctcccctccctcccgcccgcctctcttccctccccagtgGATGGAGGCAGGAAGGCTCCAGGCGCGCTCTCCCCGCTGACCACCTACGGAATGACCTCAGAGTGGGAGAATGTGCCAAGGCCCCGAGGAAGCTCGCGTCCTCCCCCCTGGAACCAAATTCACATCTGGAGCCGCGCCTCGGGCTCGGGGGCGCGCGGGTTGGTTCCAGCGTAAGAGGGGATAGGAAGGATTagaaggggggggggggaagaaagagaaaaaaaagaaagaaagaaaaaaagcaaagtggcAGCTTGCTATTCGAtagtgcctctctctctccctctctctctccctccctctctctctccccgcccccccacccccgtccctggCGGTCTCCTCAGTGCCCTCTCGCTCTCTTTCTCGCCCCTGCGCTCCCTGAGCTTTGCTGCACGAGCCACCCCGCAGGACGACTCACGTCCCCGACCCCAGCCTTCACGCCTCCCGCAGCGAGAGGAGGGGCTGCCGCCGAGAGGCCCCGCACCCCAGTCTCCGAGAGGCGGACGCAAGCCAGTCCCAGGAGCCCGCTGGGCGAGACGAAGTTCTCAGGGACACTCAGAGCCCGGGGGGCCGCGAAGGGCCCGCGATGGGGATGAAGGAAGAGGGAGACTATGGAGGCGTGAGTTACGGGGAGGAAAGGCACCTTCACCCCCCAGGGCTGTTTCCTCGGCCTCCCACAGGaagagtctggagctgctgaggaAGGGTAACGGCGTGTCGCCCTCCTCCccatcctgccccccaccccaagtccgAGGAAGAGCTGTTTGATGCGCGGTTTTGATTCAATCCACCAAGCCAGTTGCCAGAGCTCCCCCTAGCGCTCTTCCAGGGTGCTGCAGCGGCAGCGGCTGGGAGTGGGCGAGGCACAGCCGGGGGCGGCGGGGCTGCTGGGGGCTGCTGGGCGCCCACCTGGGGCACAGCGCTGCGTCGGGATCTAGCCCTGGCTGGAGCGGGAACCGGGGGCTGCGTGCATCCCCACTCCAGGCCcgcggggaggagggggcacgTGGTCGGCCGCCTTTGTTGGGAGGGCGGACCTGGGCCTGGGAAGGGACTAGCCGAGGGGCTTGGGAACTCCCACCTGTCCTTAGGGCAAAGGAGTGTGGGTGGTGGCCTACGAAATAAGAGCTCTAAACTCAACAGGACCCCGGACCGGGGTTCTCCTCTCCTCTGCCAGGTTTTCTGAGCTTCAGCTGCGCTAAGAGACCTCAGGCACACTGGGATCTAGTGAAACcgtgggaaggggaaggagggcgCGGGAAGCACCTGAAAGAGAGGTGCCCTTCCACCCAATTATCTTTTCAGGGCCCAGGGACCTTGGGTAGCCACACAAAGGGTTAATGCCCTGAGCACAATGCACAGTGACCCAAAACGCAACCCCCTGGCCACCTACCTCTCACACTAAGACATTCCACACAAAGTCGTAACACAAGCAGTGCTGATGTTACAGTACACACCACACTGAAGGCCGCACCTGGCCACACGCACTGTCCCCAACACGAGACGCTCTAAGGAGCATCCTCACTCCACTCAAGGCCACGCCCCCTCCCCGGAGGTTGGCACAGCTCACAGCGTGCTCTCCCAGAACATCCTGAGAGAATAATACTCCCCAGCTGAGCGCAACTgaaaggctgaggggagggggggcgtgggggtgtggggaggatgcGGGCCATGAGGGTcttgggaaagggggaagggggcaggccAGCAGGCAAACCAGGAGTCCAGAGACCCAGATCCCAGATCCACAGACAAGCCCTGCTCTTTCCAGGAAAAAGACCAAGCCAGACCCCACAAGAGCCCCCAGGCGGGACTTAGTGTGGGGGGCTACTTGAGGAAGCAGGGAGATTGGAAGAGACTGGGGGACTTAGGGAGTGATGAGACAGAGCTTTCAGAGAACAGCAGTTCTGGAAGCGAGAGCTCCAGCAAGCCCCCCAAGTTAACCAGCGcacgcgtgcacgcacacacacacatacttcccTCAGCTCCTAGAACACCACAGGTCCTGCTGTCCTTGATACGTGGTGTAAAGCAGAACCAGGCTCCAAGCTGTGCTCCCAGCAATGTGGAGCCGCGGGGATAAGAGCTGAGAGCCTGGGAGAGCTGCAGGCTGCCCTCCAGagaagccaggggctggggatgcCCTGGGCTCCCAGGAGGGTCACTGTGTAGCATACTGAGATCTGAGTGCTACTctcctatgtgtgtgtgtgtgtccgtgggTGTCGCTCTGGTGCGGGGCATGTCTTTCTGCATCTCTATGCACGGGACACACATTTGCAGGGTGCCCACTTAGTGCCTGGCCagtgcaaagcactgagctgagtactgagagaaagaagagcagataAGAGGACAGCAAATCCCTCTGTATGTATTCACTCAGCTAATTTTCCCAGCTACTCTCAGAGATAGATACCATGAGCATCCtagttttagaaatgagaaatctTGACAGAAGTCACATGACAAAGAAGTAGCCAGTCTTTCTGTTGGAGTTCACAGTCTCGTGGAGAAGAATGTATAACATATTACAATGCGAGCTGTCAAATGACCCTGATGTTGTCTAAACAGTAACATTGTTAAGTTCCAGCTGAACCCGAACTAGCAgggtggagggatggagagaCACACAGGACAGCGGTGTCTGTATCCCACCCCACTCAGGGCAGGGACTGACCTCTTCCTGGGATTTGTCACGATCTTTGTGGTAGGGAACAACTGACTTGAATGGAACCAACTTGGGCAAAAGGTGGCATTTCTTGGTTCAtggcactgaactgtacagtGGGCAGGGGTGCGGCTGGCTTCAGGTACAGTTGGATCCAGGGGCAAATCTCCAGATGCGCTCTCTGCCTCCTGTGACTTTCTTCTCTGCATTGAGCACGCCACTCTCCTACTGCAGATCCACTTCTCATGACAGCTGTAAGAAGCAGCTCCTGGACTCCCATCCCATGGCTTTTCCACCCAAGAAGGACTGTCCTCTTCTCCTGTTTCCAACTCAGAAGATCTCAGGGAAGGACCCTGTCCTGTCCCAAACCTGCAGCCAGGGTTGGACGGGGCCTGGTCGTGCCCACTGGAAGCTCATGGGCAGAGAAGGGACGCTCTTCTCAGAAAAGGGTGGTACAGGTGACAGACCAAAGATGTCCTCCAGAGAGAGGGGCTGCAGGCCAAGCAAAAGACGGCATTTTCACACGGGACATGGGGAAACCCAGGACACAGGCATGGTTGCTTCAGGGCCTGGGTGATTAAGTACAGCCAACACAGCTCTGGAAAAGAAACATTCCCTTGCTCCTTAACAGGATAATGAGGCTCCAGGGCCATCTGATGCCTCCCAGCGTTGCCACTCAGGAATCACCAGGGGAGGGGAAGCTGCAGGTCCCAGGACAGGGGCAGCAACAGAAGCCACCCTCGGGGAACTAGGGCATTGGATATCCACAAGGAGGCCAAAATGGAGGAACTTGGCTGGAGCTCATATGTGGCTCCCCCAGGCACTCCCAGACCTAACTGAAAAGGCTGTGAGGGGAGGCCAAGGTGCTGGCCggagggatggagagggacaTGCTGAAATTAACATGCCCACCTGTACACCCCCAGCTGGCAGGACCTAGGGACATCTGGGGTACAGGTAACATTATCGATTCACATGTGCAGATAGACGGAATAGAAGCTGGAAAACGTTGAAACGGTTGAAAGGTGGAGGGAATATAGATGACCTTTGTTTTATCATATGCACGTTTCTatgttttccaagttttctacaaTGATCATGTATCACTtttatatttagaagaaaaaattaacactatatttttcagagaaaactGTGATGTGACAGGTGCTATCGTCGATGTAGCCTGCTacagagcagagagaggggagCAGTGATATGCACCCTGTCTGGGGCAGGCTCAACCCCTGAGAACAGAGCACTCAACCAAAAAGCCGTGGCTCACCAGGAGTCAGCCTCCTGCCCTCTGTCTCTGTTAAGAGGCTGTGAGACAAAAGGACAAACATGGAGGACACATCCTGGAGGGCGCTTTGCTTGTTCTCACCTCTGACTCCTGTCCCAGCCCCGCCCAGTCCTTCCCATCAATCATCACAGAATGTTTTGCTCAGAGTTGCTAGATTACCTGGCCAGGTGGGTAGTAAGAGGCAAAAGTGCTTGGGAAATGTCTTTAGCAACTTAAGCTGAAACTAAAGATGAAGTGGCAAAGCTCGGCAGAAAGGGCTCTGGACCAGGAGTCTGGAGACCCAGGGGCAGGTTCTGGCTCTGGGTCACAGGCTCGCCTTGGCACCTGGGATGACTTGCTTTCCTAGCAGGCCCAGGTTCCCTCATCTGAGGAGATAGAGCAGGAGGAAAGAAGTAAGGTCCTAACCCAGTCTTGATGCTCCAAAAGTAGAAAAAGGAACCACTGCTTCCAGCCTTCTGATGATCTGAGGCTTGTGTCTAATCACTTAGGAAACTGCAGGTGGCAATAACAGACTCCACACCCACCCATGAGCATGGTCATCTGCCTGTGTCACTGACTCATTCAAGAAATgcatccattcacccattcattcaaatatatattgagtacctatatatgccaggcactgtgctaggcaccagGACGCAgcatgaacaagacagacaagggccctgcccttatggagcttacattctagcagaGAGACAGACAACAAGCAAGTGAACCACTGAACAGTGACATAAGTGTGgtgggaaaataaaacagggctAGAGAAGACCGATGAGGAGCTGGTGGTACCATTTTAACTTTGATGATCAGAGGAGGCGATATATGAACTGAGATCTAAATAGGTCAGTTGTATTAGTCAGTGTAGGATAAGCTCTGCTGCGGTAACAAATTCATCCCCAAATCTCAGCAGTTTAACACAACAAAGATTAATTTCTTGACCATGCAAAGTCCAACTAAATCGGACGACTCTCCCAGGATGCTTTCCCCCATGCAGTGACTCAGCGATTCAGGAGTTACGTTATTCTGCGATGGAAGCGATTCGCCTCACTTATACTCACAGTGCATTGGCTGAATTAGTCCCATGACCCCGCCTAACTGCAAGGGGCCTGGGAGGCACAGTGCCCCTGGCAGTCTGGGAAGCAGATGGGTGGGCCCTAGAAATCTCTACCGTACTAGCTGGAAGAACAATGATGGAAGagcgttccaggcagaaggaacaggaagtgcaaagagtaAACACAGGAACTCATTGGCCTGTTGGAACTGGAAGAAGGCTCCCAAGAGGGAGAGGGCAATGGGGTGAGTGGCAGGAGATGGGACCAACaaggaaacagggcttccctggtggcgcagtggttgagagtccgcctgccgatgcaggggatgcgggttcgtgccccggtccgggaagatcccacatgccgcggagcggctgggcccgtgagccatggccgctgagcctgcgcgtccggagcctgtgctccgcaacgggagaggccacaacagtgagaggcccgcgtaccgcaaaaaaaaaaaaaaaaaaaaaaaagaaggcagggaCGGGAGGATTCAGGATCGGGAGGATTCAGGATTCAGTTACTACCCATGAAGGGACTTCACGAAGTGCCCGGCACACAGCAAGCACTCAGGAAATGGTAGTGATTCTTGGTGTTACAGGAACTTCCTTCTTTCCCCCAGGTCAGTGGGGTGGCGGCGGGGGTGActggtgggggcagagggagggaataAACCAGTGTAACAACAGTCTGGAGCAGCTGCCCCAACCAGTTTCGGCTGAGGCTCCAGGCCAAGCCGAGCTT
This region of Delphinus delphis chromosome 6, mDelDel1.2, whole genome shotgun sequence genomic DNA includes:
- the IER5L gene encoding immediate early response gene 5-like protein; the encoded protein is MECALDAQSLISISLRKIHSSRTQRGGIKLHKNLLVSYVLRNARQLYLSERCAELYRRQQQQQQQQPPHHQHQHLAYAAPGMPASAADFGPLQLGGGGDAEAREPVARHQLHQLHQLHQLHLQQQLHQHQHPAPRGCAAAAAGAPAGGAGALSELPGCAALQPPHGAPHRGQPLEPLQPGPAPLPPPAPAALCPRDPRASAACSAPSAPPGAAPQAATAASPPASPAPASSPGFYRGAYPAPSDFGVHCSSQTTVLDLDTHVVTTVENGYLHQDCCASAHCPCCGQGAPGPGLASAAGCKRKYYPGQEEEDNDDEDAGDLGAEPPGGVPFAPCKRARFEDFCPDSSPDASNISNLISIFGSGFSGLVSRQPDSSEQPPPLNGQLCAKQALASLGAWTRAIVAF